A single genomic interval of Microbacterium sp. BLY harbors:
- a CDS encoding bifunctional [glutamine synthetase] adenylyltransferase/[glutamine synthetase]-adenylyl-L-tyrosine phosphorylase, with amino-acid sequence MARPDASVSLSALARLGFAELSEAAESLAELETLLGVPRAALLDAAVAADPDAAVRGLLRVARRDPSALRALVDDGDTRRRVWRVFGASVGLAEFFLRHPDELTVLAAPVDALPGADVWRERLLAAVGAEDGFAAAADDDTIVALRVAYRRNLAEIAAYDLGHVHPVDVVAEVAAALADLAGAALEASLAIARTRQLPSAPREVVAAVRLAVIGMGKAGARELNYVSDVDVIFVGGTADEDVLPEPRAIDIATRLARETMRNLSAIEVEPPLWEVDAALRPEGKQGALVRSLASHVAYYDRWAKSWEFQALLKARPLAGDPALGAAYIDAVAPRVWSSAAREDFVESVQRMRERVMEHIDPEDAPYQLKLGAGGLRDIEFTVQLLQLVHGLTDESLRTRGTLESLDALVAGGYIGRADAGTFADDYRVLRLMEHRLQLRDLSRTHLMPKIPAGLRILARSSRLADTGDGVWARWESVRREVREIHTRLFYRPLLSAVAGLPEEERTLSAEQAHDRLAAIGFRDPAGALRHIGALTRGLSRKATIQRHLMPVMVRWFADGSDPDYGLLAFRRISERLGDTSWFLRMLRDSSGAAESLTRLLSSSRYIGELLEWIPESVAWLDSAERLRPRSAQALDDEARAIQTRHETVADALRAVRALRRRELLRTAMAAVLDVVTIEEVATALTDITDATIQAGLRAVLREVVPSEDAALDFAVIGMGRFGGAELGFGSDADVLYVYDANGVDPGRAEKLATRIVAGLREHLTDHRLPLDLDAGLRPEGRNGPIVRSIDAYAAYYRRWSLSWEAQALLRARGVAGSAKLIGRFMELADSIRYPETVDLQGLREIKRIKARVEGERLPQGTDPRRHLKLGPGTLSDVEWLVQLLQLQHATDVPGLRTTSTLHALDAAVQAALVEEDDADRLRAAWLLSSRLRSGITLLTGQTSDVLPADRRQLDALARLLGYPPRSATPLEEDYLAVTRRARRTFEQLFYG; translated from the coding sequence ATGGCCCGCCCCGACGCCTCCGTCTCGCTCTCGGCTCTCGCCCGCCTCGGATTCGCCGAGCTGAGCGAGGCCGCGGAGTCTCTGGCCGAACTGGAGACCCTCCTGGGCGTGCCGCGTGCGGCGCTGCTCGATGCGGCGGTCGCGGCGGACCCGGACGCGGCCGTCCGCGGTCTGCTCCGCGTGGCCCGGCGCGATCCGTCCGCTCTGCGCGCTCTCGTCGATGACGGAGACACGCGGCGTCGGGTGTGGCGCGTCTTCGGCGCCTCGGTGGGGCTGGCGGAGTTCTTCCTGCGCCATCCCGATGAGCTGACGGTCCTCGCCGCACCGGTGGATGCCCTGCCCGGCGCGGACGTCTGGCGCGAAAGGCTCCTCGCCGCCGTCGGCGCGGAGGACGGCTTCGCGGCCGCGGCCGACGACGACACCATCGTCGCCCTCCGGGTGGCCTACCGACGGAACCTGGCCGAGATCGCCGCCTATGACCTCGGCCATGTGCATCCCGTCGACGTGGTCGCGGAGGTGGCGGCGGCTCTCGCGGACCTCGCCGGCGCCGCGCTGGAGGCGTCGCTGGCGATCGCGCGGACCCGGCAGTTGCCGTCGGCACCCCGCGAGGTCGTGGCCGCTGTGCGTCTGGCCGTCATCGGCATGGGAAAGGCCGGGGCCCGGGAGCTCAACTACGTCAGTGATGTCGACGTGATCTTCGTCGGCGGCACCGCCGACGAGGACGTGCTGCCCGAACCGCGGGCGATCGACATCGCCACCCGGCTGGCCAGGGAGACCATGCGCAATCTCAGCGCCATCGAGGTCGAGCCGCCGCTCTGGGAGGTGGATGCGGCGCTGCGTCCCGAAGGCAAGCAGGGCGCGCTGGTGCGCTCGCTCGCCTCCCACGTGGCGTACTACGACCGCTGGGCGAAGAGCTGGGAGTTCCAGGCGCTCCTGAAGGCACGTCCGCTCGCGGGGGATCCCGCGCTGGGGGCCGCGTACATCGATGCCGTGGCGCCGCGGGTGTGGTCGAGCGCGGCACGGGAGGACTTCGTCGAGAGCGTCCAGCGCATGCGCGAGCGGGTGATGGAGCACATCGATCCGGAGGACGCGCCGTATCAGCTCAAGCTCGGAGCGGGCGGACTGCGCGACATCGAGTTCACGGTCCAGCTCCTGCAGCTCGTGCACGGCCTGACCGACGAGTCCCTCCGCACACGCGGCACGTTGGAGAGCCTGGACGCGCTCGTCGCGGGCGGGTACATCGGCCGCGCCGATGCCGGCACCTTCGCCGACGACTATCGCGTGCTCCGACTCATGGAGCACCGTCTGCAGCTTCGTGACCTCAGTCGCACCCACCTCATGCCGAAGATCCCGGCGGGACTGCGCATCCTGGCGCGGAGCTCGCGGCTGGCCGACACGGGCGATGGGGTGTGGGCGCGCTGGGAGAGCGTGCGACGGGAGGTGCGGGAGATCCACACCCGTCTCTTCTATCGTCCGCTCCTCAGCGCGGTGGCGGGGCTCCCGGAGGAGGAGCGCACGCTGTCGGCGGAGCAGGCGCACGACCGGCTCGCCGCGATCGGCTTCCGCGACCCGGCCGGAGCGCTGCGGCACATCGGCGCGCTGACGCGCGGGCTCAGCCGCAAGGCGACGATCCAGCGACACCTGATGCCCGTCATGGTGCGGTGGTTCGCGGATGGCAGCGACCCCGACTACGGGCTCCTCGCATTCCGGCGCATCAGCGAGCGGCTGGGGGACACCTCGTGGTTCCTGCGCATGCTGCGGGATTCGTCCGGCGCCGCGGAGAGCCTCACCCGGTTGCTGTCGTCCTCGCGGTACATCGGCGAGCTGCTCGAGTGGATCCCGGAGTCGGTGGCCTGGCTGGACAGCGCCGAGAGGCTGCGTCCGCGGAGCGCGCAGGCGCTCGACGACGAGGCCCGCGCGATCCAGACGCGCCACGAGACGGTCGCCGACGCGCTGCGGGCCGTCCGGGCCCTGCGGCGTCGCGAGCTCCTGCGCACCGCGATGGCGGCCGTCCTCGACGTCGTCACCATCGAGGAGGTGGCCACCGCGCTCACCGACATCACCGATGCGACGATCCAGGCCGGCCTCCGCGCCGTCCTCCGCGAGGTCGTGCCGTCCGAAGACGCGGCGCTCGACTTCGCCGTCATCGGCATGGGGAGGTTCGGGGGTGCGGAACTCGGGTTCGGGTCCGACGCCGACGTCCTGTACGTGTACGACGCGAACGGCGTCGACCCGGGCAGGGCCGAGAAGCTTGCGACGAGGATCGTGGCGGGACTCCGCGAGCATCTGACGGATCATCGCCTTCCTCTCGACCTCGATGCGGGTCTGCGGCCCGAGGGGCGCAACGGTCCGATCGTGCGGTCCATCGACGCGTACGCGGCGTATTACCGCCGCTGGTCGCTGTCGTGGGAGGCCCAGGCGCTGCTGCGTGCGCGCGGTGTCGCCGGGAGCGCGAAGCTCATCGGACGGTTCATGGAGCTCGCGGACAGCATCCGGTACCCGGAGACGGTCGATCTCCAGGGCCTCCGGGAGATCAAGCGGATCAAGGCCCGTGTGGAGGGGGAGCGGCTGCCGCAGGGCACCGACCCCCGTCGTCACCTCAAGCTCGGACCGGGGACCCTCAGCGATGTGGAGTGGCTCGTGCAGCTCCTCCAGCTGCAGCATGCGACCGACGTTCCGGGGCTGCGCACGACATCCACGCTGCACGCGCTCGACGCCGCGGTCCAGGCCGCGCTCGTCGAGGAGGACGACGCGGACCGGCTCCGGGCGGCGTGGCTGCTGTCCAGCCGGCTCCGCTCGGGCATCACGCTGCTCACCGGGCAGACGAGCGACGTCCTGCCCGCCGACCGCCGTCAACTGGATGCCCTGGCGCGCCTTCTCGGCTATCCGCCCCGGTCGGCCACCCCGCTCGAGGAGGACTATCTGGCCGTCACGCGGCGCGCCCGGAGAACCTTCGAGCAGCTCTTCTACGGCTAG
- the glnA gene encoding type I glutamate--ammonia ligase, which yields MDKQRDFVLRTIEERGVKFVRLWFTDVIGTLKSVAIAPAEVEGAFAEGIGFDGSAIEGLTRTYESDLLAQPDPTTFQTLPWRGEIDPTARMFCDLTTPDGQPAVADPRHVLKRTLAKAADAGFTFYTHPEIEFYLLKSSSFGPEGPVPVDSAGYFDNVPGGTAHDFRRRSVRMLEDLGISVEFSHHEGGPGQNEIDLRYADALTTADNVMTFRTVIKEVAIEQGVYATFMPKPLSGQPGSGMHTHMSLFEGDQNAFYEEGAKYQLSKTGRHFIAGLLRHANEISAVTNQFVNSYKRLWGGDEAPSFITWGHNNRSALVRVPMYKPNKGQSSRVEYRALDSAANPYLAYALMLAAGLKGIEEGYELPPEAEDNVWALSDAERRALGYSALPASLDHALEYMEASELVAETLGEQVFNYVLLNKRKEWEAYRGQVTPLELKNNLELL from the coding sequence ATGGACAAGCAGAGGGACTTCGTCCTCCGGACGATCGAGGAGCGCGGCGTCAAGTTCGTGCGACTGTGGTTCACCGACGTGATCGGCACGCTCAAGTCGGTGGCCATCGCGCCGGCCGAGGTCGAGGGTGCGTTCGCCGAGGGCATCGGGTTCGACGGCTCCGCCATCGAGGGCCTCACCCGCACCTATGAGTCCGATCTGCTGGCCCAGCCCGATCCGACGACGTTCCAGACGCTGCCGTGGCGCGGGGAGATCGACCCGACCGCTCGCATGTTCTGCGACCTCACCACGCCCGACGGGCAGCCCGCGGTGGCCGATCCGCGGCATGTGCTGAAGCGCACGCTGGCGAAGGCCGCGGATGCGGGCTTCACGTTCTACACGCACCCGGAGATCGAGTTCTACCTGCTGAAGTCGTCGTCGTTCGGTCCCGAGGGCCCCGTGCCGGTCGACTCCGCCGGCTACTTCGACAACGTCCCCGGCGGCACCGCACACGACTTCCGTCGGCGCTCCGTCCGCATGCTGGAGGACCTCGGCATCTCGGTGGAGTTCAGCCACCACGAGGGTGGTCCCGGCCAGAACGAGATCGATCTCCGCTATGCGGACGCCTTGACCACCGCGGACAACGTGATGACCTTCCGCACGGTCATCAAGGAGGTCGCGATCGAGCAGGGCGTCTACGCCACGTTCATGCCGAAGCCGCTCAGCGGGCAGCCGGGCAGCGGCATGCACACGCACATGTCGCTGTTCGAGGGCGATCAGAACGCGTTCTACGAGGAGGGCGCGAAGTACCAGCTCTCCAAGACCGGACGCCACTTCATCGCGGGCCTGCTCCGGCACGCCAACGAGATCTCCGCCGTGACGAACCAGTTCGTCAACTCGTACAAGCGGCTCTGGGGCGGCGACGAGGCGCCCAGCTTCATCACGTGGGGCCACAACAACCGGTCCGCCCTGGTCCGCGTCCCGATGTACAAGCCGAACAAGGGCCAGTCCTCGCGCGTGGAGTATCGCGCGCTCGACTCGGCGGCGAACCCCTACCTGGCCTACGCGCTCATGCTCGCAGCCGGTCTCAAGGGCATCGAGGAGGGCTACGAGCTTCCGCCGGAGGCCGAGGACAACGTCTGGGCGCTGAGCGATGCGGAGCGCCGCGCGCTCGGCTACTCGGCGCTGCCCGCGAGCCTGGATCACGCTCTCGAGTACATGGAGGCCTCCGAGCTCGTCGCCGAGACGCTGGGCGAGCAGGTGTTCAACTACGTGCTCCTCAACAAGCGCAAGGAGTGGGAGGCGTACCGCGGCCAGGTCACGCCCCTGGAGCTGAAGAACAACCTCGAGCTCCTCTGA
- a CDS encoding SPOR domain-containing protein translates to MTDGDHKYWYNSATGEVEFGMLSPSIDRIGPFDTEAEARRAPEVLKERSRAWAEEEAAEQGWDAKPSSGFGAEKGQGAE, encoded by the coding sequence ATGACCGACGGCGATCACAAGTACTGGTACAACTCCGCCACGGGCGAGGTCGAGTTCGGCATGCTGTCGCCGTCGATCGACCGCATCGGGCCCTTCGACACCGAGGCCGAGGCGCGACGCGCCCCCGAGGTGCTCAAGGAGCGGTCGCGGGCCTGGGCCGAGGAGGAAGCGGCGGAGCAGGGCTGGGACGCGAAGCCGTCCAGCGGCTTCGGTGCGGAGAAGGGCCAGGGCGCAGAGTAG
- the ppgK gene encoding polyphosphate--glucose phosphotransferase, with protein sequence MAKAIGVDIGGTGIKAGIVDLEHGTMASDRVRVPTPAGASPEDVLVAVQTVLKTLDVHESTLPLGVAFPAIVKRGKTLSAANVSKEWIDFDAERFFRDGLGRNIVFVNDADAAGVAEARHGAARDVLGFTLLTTLGTGIGSAFIYDGVLLPNTELGHLNFREHESVETWAATSAREREGLSWAEWAERLQAFYSHIEFLFSPDLFVVGGGVSKNAGDFLPLLDLKTPIVPAIHRNNSGIIGAASLAGD encoded by the coding sequence ATGGCAAAAGCGATCGGCGTCGACATCGGCGGCACGGGCATCAAAGCGGGAATCGTCGACCTCGAACACGGCACCATGGCCTCGGATCGGGTGCGGGTGCCCACGCCCGCCGGCGCGTCGCCCGAAGACGTCCTCGTCGCGGTGCAGACGGTCCTCAAGACGCTCGACGTGCACGAGTCGACCCTGCCGCTCGGCGTGGCGTTCCCCGCGATCGTCAAGCGCGGCAAGACCCTCTCGGCGGCGAACGTGTCGAAGGAGTGGATCGACTTCGATGCCGAGCGGTTCTTCCGTGACGGGCTCGGCCGCAACATCGTCTTCGTGAACGACGCCGACGCCGCCGGCGTCGCGGAGGCCCGCCACGGCGCGGCCCGCGACGTGCTCGGCTTCACGCTCCTCACAACCCTCGGCACCGGGATCGGTTCGGCCTTCATCTACGACGGCGTCCTCCTTCCCAACACCGAGCTCGGGCACCTGAACTTCCGCGAGCACGAATCGGTGGAGACGTGGGCGGCGACGTCGGCCCGGGAACGCGAGGGCCTGAGCTGGGCCGAGTGGGCCGAGCGTCTCCAGGCGTTCTACTCCCACATCGAGTTCCTGTTCAGCCCCGACCTGTTCGTCGTCGGCGGCGGCGTGTCGAAGAACGCGGGCGACTTCCTGCCCCTGCTCGACCTGAAGACGCCGATCGTCCCGGCGATCCACCGCAACAACTCGGGCATCATCGGGGCGGCCTCGCTCGCCGGCGACTGA
- a CDS encoding bifunctional 3'-5' exonuclease/DNA polymerase: protein MTAPASGPERRLALVGLGAGEYAAIELDEHDGEQQRTLLPAAELAGWVAAVEAADAPRWIIRSAAEIYALLLSEGVRIGRSHDLVLCHAILRDTAMVSTPLAPAAAWERRDPVDTTPSLFDVLDEESGEDAVIAALEQYRAQRTVMAEAADGRLTLLCAAESAGGLIAEEMRVAGLPWDAGVHDAILTETLGARPASGGLPRRMVERGDEVRALLDDPTLHLDSQPKLLRALHRVGVSVESTSKWELSAHEHPVIEPLLAYKKLSRLLSANGWTWLSEWVHDGRFRPVYIPGGVVTGRWASAGGGALQLPRNLRPAVRADPGWALVVADVAQLEPRMLAAMAADEAMAAAARGGDLYAGVVASGAVATREEAKYAVLGAMYGATSGDSGRLVPRLRKVYPRAMALVDDAARVGEDGGIVSTWLGRSSPRPSTEWMRLQADATGADADPAVVALARRRAREWGRFTRNFVVQGTAAEWSLIWLAEIRHRLAQLPEVFGAAEASGPFAREPHLAFFLHDEVILHTPQEHAEAAADAVRDAAAVATTRLFGTFPIDVPLDLRIADSAEK from the coding sequence GTGACGGCGCCGGCGTCGGGCCCGGAGCGACGCCTCGCGCTGGTCGGCCTCGGTGCGGGGGAGTACGCCGCGATCGAGCTCGACGAACACGACGGGGAGCAGCAGCGTACGCTCCTGCCCGCGGCGGAACTCGCTGGATGGGTGGCCGCGGTCGAAGCCGCCGACGCCCCGCGGTGGATCATCCGCAGCGCGGCCGAGATCTACGCTCTGCTGCTCAGCGAGGGCGTCCGGATCGGGCGCAGCCACGACCTCGTCCTCTGTCATGCGATCCTCCGCGACACGGCCATGGTGTCCACGCCGCTGGCCCCTGCCGCCGCCTGGGAGCGCCGCGACCCGGTCGACACCACCCCCTCCCTGTTCGACGTCCTCGACGAGGAGTCCGGTGAGGACGCGGTCATCGCGGCACTCGAGCAGTACCGCGCGCAGCGGACCGTGATGGCGGAGGCGGCCGACGGACGTCTGACGCTGCTGTGCGCCGCAGAGTCGGCCGGCGGGCTGATCGCCGAGGAGATGCGCGTCGCGGGGCTCCCGTGGGACGCCGGGGTGCACGACGCGATCCTCACCGAGACCTTGGGGGCTCGTCCCGCCTCGGGCGGGCTGCCCCGACGGATGGTGGAGCGCGGCGACGAGGTGCGGGCCCTGCTCGACGACCCCACGCTGCACCTGGACAGCCAGCCGAAGCTGCTGCGTGCGCTGCACCGCGTGGGCGTGTCGGTGGAGTCGACGAGCAAGTGGGAGCTCTCCGCGCATGAGCATCCGGTGATCGAGCCGCTCCTCGCCTACAAGAAGCTCTCCCGGTTGCTCAGCGCGAACGGCTGGACGTGGTTGTCGGAGTGGGTGCACGACGGGCGCTTCCGTCCGGTCTACATCCCCGGCGGTGTGGTGACCGGTCGGTGGGCCTCGGCGGGCGGCGGTGCCCTGCAGCTGCCTCGGAACCTGCGACCCGCGGTGCGCGCCGATCCCGGCTGGGCGCTGGTCGTCGCGGATGTCGCTCAGCTCGAGCCGCGGATGCTCGCGGCCATGGCGGCCGACGAGGCGATGGCGGCCGCGGCGCGCGGCGGCGATCTGTATGCCGGCGTCGTGGCGTCGGGGGCCGTGGCGACGCGCGAGGAGGCGAAGTACGCGGTGCTCGGCGCGATGTACGGCGCCACCAGCGGCGACAGCGGACGACTCGTTCCCCGCCTGCGGAAGGTCTACCCGCGGGCGATGGCGCTCGTCGACGATGCGGCACGGGTGGGCGAGGACGGCGGCATCGTCTCGACCTGGCTGGGACGCTCGTCGCCGCGTCCGTCCACGGAGTGGATGCGGCTGCAGGCCGACGCGACGGGAGCCGACGCCGACCCTGCGGTGGTCGCGCTCGCGCGGCGTCGTGCACGGGAATGGGGGCGCTTCACGCGGAACTTCGTCGTCCAGGGGACGGCCGCGGAGTGGTCGCTGATCTGGCTCGCGGAGATCCGCCACCGCCTGGCGCAGCTCCCCGAGGTGTTCGGCGCGGCGGAGGCCTCGGGGCCGTTCGCGCGGGAGCCGCACCTGGCGTTCTTCCTGCACGACGAGGTCATCCTGCATACACCGCAGGAGCATGCGGAGGCCGCCGCCGACGCCGTCCGCGATGCCGCCGCCGTGGCCACCACCCGCTTGTTCGGCACCTTCCCGATCGACGTGCCCCTCGACCTGCGCATCGCGGACTCCGCGGAGAAGTGA
- a CDS encoding zinc ribbon domain-containing protein has product MNATPENQRTLLDIADLDRRFAQAERARAQPSQASRITELVAIRQEQLRELTVLTGARDDARTELSRLESDVALAEQRRDRDAQRLAAATNPKEAQALEHELASLAKRLSDLEDAELDVMGRVEEADAAVAAQQALLDATTAEGSALTAQGKADVAAATELGAQLARDREAVAATVPAALLAEYDRRAANSAGAALLTRGTCEGCRMMLPGTDLNEIRRAPEDEVVSCPECGCILVRTEESGLSS; this is encoded by the coding sequence GTGAACGCCACCCCGGAGAACCAGCGCACCCTGCTCGACATCGCGGACCTCGACCGGCGCTTCGCGCAGGCGGAGCGGGCCCGCGCACAGCCGAGCCAGGCGAGCCGGATCACCGAGCTCGTCGCCATCCGTCAGGAGCAGCTGCGTGAGCTCACGGTCCTCACCGGCGCCAGGGACGACGCCCGCACCGAGCTCTCGCGGCTGGAATCCGATGTCGCGCTGGCCGAACAGCGCCGCGATCGTGACGCCCAGCGCCTCGCGGCGGCCACCAACCCCAAGGAGGCGCAGGCCCTGGAGCACGAGCTCGCCAGCCTCGCCAAGCGCCTGAGCGACCTCGAGGACGCGGAGCTCGACGTCATGGGGCGCGTCGAGGAGGCCGACGCCGCCGTCGCCGCGCAGCAGGCGCTGCTGGATGCGACGACCGCAGAGGGGAGTGCCCTCACCGCGCAGGGCAAGGCCGACGTCGCTGCGGCGACCGAGCTCGGCGCGCAGCTGGCCCGCGACCGGGAGGCGGTCGCCGCCACCGTTCCCGCGGCTCTTCTCGCGGAGTACGATCGCCGCGCCGCGAACAGCGCCGGAGCCGCGCTCCTCACCCGCGGGACCTGTGAAGGCTGCCGCATGATGCTCCCCGGCACCGATCTCAACGAGATCCGACGTGCGCCCGAGGACGAGGTCGTCTCGTGCCCCGAGTGCGGCTGCATCCTCGTGCGCACCGAGGAGTCGGGACTCTCTTCGTGA
- a CDS encoding YchJ family protein: MTQPVRCPCASGDTFAACCGPLLDGAPAPTAERLMRSRYTAFAREDGAHLLRTWHPETRPETVTFEDDLEWRRLVILDRVAGGPFDSEGVVEFEAFWRQGDARGSLHERSRFVREDRTWFYLDGEIR, from the coding sequence ATGACGCAGCCCGTCCGCTGTCCCTGCGCCTCGGGCGACACGTTCGCCGCGTGCTGCGGCCCGCTCCTCGACGGGGCTCCGGCGCCGACCGCCGAGCGGCTGATGCGCTCCCGGTACACGGCGTTCGCTCGCGAGGACGGGGCGCATCTGCTCCGCACCTGGCACCCGGAGACGCGACCGGAGACGGTCACCTTCGAGGACGACCTGGAGTGGCGGCGGCTGGTGATCCTGGACCGCGTGGCCGGCGGACCCTTCGACTCGGAGGGTGTCGTCGAGTTCGAGGCCTTCTGGCGGCAGGGCGACGCGCGCGGCTCCCTCCACGAGCGCAGCCGCTTCGTTCGCGAGGACCGGACGTGGTTCTACCTCGATGGCGAGATCCGATGA
- a CDS encoding aldo/keto reductase has translation MTTVPTFRAHNGFALPALGLGTYRLNGDAGADAVAQALRAGYRLVDSAFNYENEGSVGRGVAASGVPRSEVIVTTKLPGRHHARATATASIEESRSRLGLDATDLHLIHWPNPSQDEYVEAWEALVDAQSRGVVRQIGVSNFLPEHLVRIERETGVRPVVNQIEVHPYFPQEEQLASHRERGILTEAWSPLGRAEAVLDEPVVREVAAAHGITPAQAVLAWHVARGTVAIPKASSAEHQAANLAAAAVTLDDAEVAAITGLGRADGRLFDGDPAVHEES, from the coding sequence ATGACCACTGTCCCCACTTTCCGCGCCCACAACGGCTTCGCCCTGCCGGCTCTCGGACTCGGCACGTATCGGCTGAACGGCGACGCCGGAGCGGATGCCGTCGCCCAGGCGCTCCGTGCGGGATACCGACTCGTCGATTCGGCCTTCAACTACGAGAACGAGGGATCCGTCGGGCGCGGCGTCGCTGCCTCCGGCGTCCCCCGCTCCGAGGTCATCGTGACGACGAAGCTCCCCGGGCGGCACCATGCCCGCGCGACGGCGACCGCCAGCATCGAGGAGAGCCGCTCCCGCCTCGGCCTCGACGCGACCGACCTGCACCTCATCCACTGGCCGAACCCGAGCCAGGACGAATACGTCGAGGCCTGGGAGGCTCTCGTCGACGCCCAGTCGCGCGGCGTCGTCCGCCAGATCGGCGTCTCGAACTTCCTCCCCGAGCATCTCGTGCGCATCGAACGGGAGACCGGGGTCCGGCCGGTCGTGAACCAGATCGAGGTGCACCCGTACTTCCCGCAGGAGGAGCAGCTCGCCTCCCACCGAGAGCGCGGCATCCTCACCGAAGCGTGGAGCCCGCTGGGGCGGGCGGAGGCCGTCCTCGACGAGCCGGTTGTCCGCGAGGTCGCCGCCGCACACGGGATCACTCCCGCTCAGGCCGTCCTCGCCTGGCATGTGGCACGGGGAACCGTCGCGATCCCGAAGGCGTCGTCCGCCGAGCACCAGGCCGCGAACCTCGCCGCCGCCGCCGTGACCCTCGACGACGCGGAGGTCGCCGCGATCACGGGACTCGGACGCGCGGACGGGCGTCTGTTCGACGGCGATCCCGCCGTGCACGAGGAGTCCTGA
- a CDS encoding helix-turn-helix transcriptional regulator, translating to MDRDALADFLLRRREALRPADVGLPEGPRRRTAGLRREEVAQLATMSTDYYTRLEQRRGPQPSAQILAALARALRLSSDERDYLYRLSGLSAPDRAVITDYVRPGILRVLDRLHDTPAFVVSALDEVLVQNDASRALIGDASGLTGLDRSGIYRWFARPEEERRRYREADHPRQSRALVAALRAAYGTMGARSRAGEIVADLSDRSAEFVELWAAHEVARRFEQHKVIVHPELGEIEVDCQALFTEDESQALIVLTAQPGSAAAGKLEFLRVLGTQSV from the coding sequence ATGGATCGCGATGCCCTGGCCGACTTCCTCCTGCGCCGTCGGGAGGCGCTCCGTCCCGCCGATGTGGGCCTGCCGGAGGGGCCGCGTCGGCGGACGGCCGGGCTGCGCCGGGAGGAGGTCGCGCAGCTGGCGACCATGTCGACGGACTACTACACGCGTCTTGAGCAGCGCCGTGGGCCGCAGCCGAGCGCCCAGATCCTCGCCGCTCTCGCCCGCGCGCTGCGGCTGTCCTCGGACGAGCGCGACTACCTCTACCGGCTCAGCGGGCTCAGCGCTCCCGATCGCGCGGTGATCACCGACTACGTCCGTCCCGGCATCCTCCGGGTGCTCGACCGGCTGCACGACACCCCGGCGTTCGTGGTCTCGGCACTCGACGAGGTGCTGGTGCAGAACGACGCCTCGCGGGCGCTGATCGGCGACGCGAGCGGTCTGACCGGGCTCGACCGGAGCGGCATCTATCGCTGGTTTGCGCGACCGGAGGAGGAACGGCGGCGATACCGGGAGGCCGATCACCCTCGACAGTCACGGGCGCTGGTGGCGGCGTTGCGCGCCGCGTACGGCACCATGGGCGCGCGGTCACGGGCGGGGGAGATCGTCGCCGACCTCTCCGACCGCAGCGCGGAGTTCGTGGAGCTGTGGGCGGCCCACGAGGTCGCCCGTCGCTTCGAGCAGCACAAGGTGATCGTGCATCCGGAACTCGGCGAGATCGAGGTGGACTGCCAGGCACTGTTCACCGAGGACGAGTCGCAGGCGCTCATCGTCCTCACGGCGCAGCCCGGGAGCGCGGCCGCCGGGAAGCTCGAGTTCCTGCGCGTGCTCGGCACGCAGAGCGTCTGA